A DNA window from Streptomyces asoensis contains the following coding sequences:
- a CDS encoding AMP-dependent synthetase/ligase: MREFTNPPSALAPPVGGLADVVFRHAQEDPQYIALGRKDDSGEWRDVTSGEFRDEVLALAKGLLAQGIRFGDRVAIMSRTRYEWTLFDFALWTIGAQVVPVYPTSSAEQCFWMLYDAECTAAVVEHEDHSMTIATVIDRLPRLRQLWQLDSGCVQELYDAGASLEDEVVHRHREAVTPESTATIIYTSGTTGRPKGCVVSHGNFMFEADTVIERWEPVFRSRKGDEAATLLFLPLAHVFGRMVQIAAIRGKVRFGHQPQLHAAALLPDLMAFRPSFFLAVPYIFEKVFNAARRKAEREGRAGPFEKAVEVAVNYAEAIEAKAWGDGPGPSAGLRMQHQLFDKLVYSKVRAAMGGRVRHAMSGGSAMDRRLGLFFAGAGVQIYEGYGLTETTAAATANPPGRTRYGTVGQAIPGMTVHIADDGEIWLRGDNVFQGYLNNPKATDESLHDGWLATGDLGSLDEDGYLTITGRKKEILVTSGGKSVSPGLLEERVRDHPLVNQCIVVGNDRPFVAALVTLDQEAVEHWLQMRGKPQLPPVDLVHDPDLEAEVRRSVVAANTLVSKAESIRTFRILAQPFTEEHGLLTPSLKLKRKAIENAYADEVEALYRT, encoded by the coding sequence TTGCGCGAGTTCACCAACCCTCCGTCGGCGTTGGCACCACCGGTGGGCGGACTGGCCGACGTCGTGTTCCGGCACGCCCAGGAGGACCCGCAGTACATCGCCCTCGGCCGCAAGGACGACAGCGGTGAATGGCGGGACGTGACCTCGGGCGAGTTCCGCGACGAGGTCCTCGCCCTCGCCAAGGGGCTCCTCGCCCAGGGCATCCGCTTCGGCGACCGGGTCGCCATCATGTCCCGCACCCGCTACGAGTGGACGCTCTTCGACTTCGCGCTGTGGACCATCGGCGCCCAGGTGGTGCCGGTCTACCCGACCTCGTCGGCCGAGCAGTGCTTCTGGATGCTCTACGACGCGGAGTGCACCGCCGCGGTCGTCGAGCACGAGGACCACTCGATGACGATCGCCACCGTCATCGACCGCCTCCCCCGGCTGCGGCAGCTGTGGCAGCTGGACTCCGGCTGTGTGCAGGAGCTGTACGACGCGGGCGCCTCCCTGGAGGACGAGGTGGTGCACCGGCACCGGGAGGCGGTCACTCCCGAATCGACCGCGACGATCATCTACACCTCGGGCACCACGGGCCGGCCGAAGGGCTGTGTCGTCTCGCACGGCAACTTCATGTTCGAGGCGGACACCGTCATCGAGCGCTGGGAGCCGGTGTTCCGTTCCAGGAAGGGCGACGAGGCGGCGACGCTGCTGTTCCTGCCCCTCGCGCACGTCTTCGGGCGGATGGTGCAGATCGCCGCGATCCGCGGCAAGGTCCGCTTCGGCCACCAGCCCCAGCTGCACGCGGCCGCGCTGCTGCCCGACCTCATGGCCTTCCGCCCCTCGTTCTTCCTCGCCGTGCCCTACATCTTCGAGAAGGTCTTCAACGCGGCCCGGCGCAAGGCGGAGCGCGAAGGCAGGGCGGGGCCGTTCGAGAAGGCCGTCGAGGTGGCGGTGAACTACGCCGAGGCGATCGAGGCCAAGGCGTGGGGCGACGGGCCCGGCCCGTCGGCGGGGCTGCGCATGCAGCACCAGCTGTTCGACAAGCTCGTCTACTCCAAGGTGCGCGCGGCGATGGGCGGCCGGGTGCGGCACGCGATGTCGGGCGGCTCGGCGATGGACCGCAGACTCGGCCTGTTCTTCGCCGGCGCGGGGGTCCAGATCTACGAGGGCTACGGCCTGACCGAGACGACCGCGGCCGCGACCGCCAATCCGCCCGGGCGCACCAGGTACGGCACGGTCGGCCAGGCCATCCCCGGCATGACCGTGCACATCGCCGACGACGGGGAGATCTGGCTGCGGGGCGACAACGTGTTCCAGGGCTACCTCAACAACCCCAAGGCCACCGACGAGAGCCTGCACGACGGCTGGCTGGCCACCGGTGACCTGGGATCGCTCGACGAGGACGGCTACCTCACCATCACCGGCCGCAAGAAGGAGATCCTGGTCACCTCCGGCGGCAAGAGCGTCTCGCCCGGGCTGCTGGAGGAGCGGGTGCGCGACCATCCGCTGGTCAACCAGTGCATCGTCGTCGGCAACGACCGGCCCTTCGTGGCGGCCCTGGTCACCCTGGACCAGGAGGCCGTCGAGCACTGGCTCCAGATGCGCGGCAAGCCGCAGCTGCCCCCGGTCGACCTGGTGCACGACCCGGACCTGGAGGCGGAGGTGCGCCGGTCGGTCGTGGCGGCCAACACGCTGGTGTCGAAGGCCGAGTCCATCCGCACCTTCCGGATCCTCGCCCAGCCCTTCACCGAGGAGCACGGGCTGCTGACGCCGTCGCTGAAGCTCAAGCGCAAGGCCATCGAGAACGCCTACGCGGACGAGGTCGAGGCGCTGTACCGCACCTGA
- a CDS encoding aldo/keto reductase, giving the protein MSSKVPPIILNNGVEMPQLGFGVWQVPDDEAEQAVSTALEAGYRSIDTAAIYGNEEGTGKAITSSGVPRKDIFVTTKLWNSDQGYDSTLRAFDTSLEKLGLDYLDLYLIHWPLPSRDRYVDTYKAFEKLLADGRVRAIGVSNFLPEHLERLIGETSVVPAVNQIELHPHLQQQASREAHAAHGIATEAWSPLGQGKGLLEVPAIVAIAQKHDRTPAQVVLRWHLQLGNVVIPKSVTPSRIKENIDVFDFSLDTEDLAAISALNEDRRIGPDPAAFDVG; this is encoded by the coding sequence GTGAGCAGCAAGGTCCCCCCGATCATCCTCAACAACGGCGTGGAGATGCCCCAGCTGGGCTTCGGTGTCTGGCAGGTGCCGGACGACGAGGCGGAGCAGGCGGTCTCCACCGCGCTGGAGGCCGGGTACCGCAGCATCGACACAGCGGCGATCTACGGCAACGAGGAGGGCACCGGCAAGGCCATCACCTCCTCCGGCGTGCCCCGCAAGGACATCTTCGTCACCACCAAGCTCTGGAACAGCGACCAGGGGTACGACTCGACGCTGCGCGCGTTCGACACCTCCCTGGAGAAGCTGGGCCTGGACTATCTGGACCTGTACCTCATCCACTGGCCGCTGCCCTCCCGCGACCGTTACGTGGACACCTACAAGGCGTTCGAGAAGCTCCTGGCGGACGGCCGGGTGCGCGCCATCGGCGTGTCGAACTTCCTGCCGGAGCACCTGGAGCGGCTGATCGGCGAGACGTCGGTCGTCCCGGCGGTCAACCAGATCGAGCTGCACCCGCACCTCCAGCAGCAGGCCTCGCGCGAGGCCCACGCGGCGCACGGCATCGCCACCGAGGCCTGGTCGCCGCTCGGCCAGGGCAAGGGCCTCCTGGAGGTCCCGGCGATCGTGGCCATCGCGCAGAAGCACGACCGCACCCCGGCCCAGGTGGTGCTGCGCTGGCACCTCCAGCTCGGCAACGTCGTGATCCCGAAGTCCGTGACGCCGTCGCGGATCAAGGAGAACATCGACGTGTTCGACTTCAGCCTGGACACCGAGGACCTGGCGGCGATCAGCGCGCTGAACGAGGACCGGCGCATCGGTCCCGACCCGGCGGCCTTCGACGTCGGCTGA
- a CDS encoding SDR family oxidoreductase codes for MGSASGAPHSPVALITGGGSGIGAAVARQLLEAGYRVTVTGRGEERLRAFAADLGDPEDLLTVTGNAADYASVESAVGRTLDAFGRLDTVVANAGTATHDSVAEGDPAGWTDMVLTNVLGPALLIRASVDALRQTRGRIVLVGSVAGFVPTPGNIYGATKWAVTGLAENTRRQVTEWGVGVTLVAPGRVETPFWDGYGSLPPGHLLTADQIADSVVWAIRQPAGVDVNTVVVRPIGQPN; via the coding sequence ATGGGCAGCGCATCGGGCGCTCCGCACTCTCCGGTCGCACTGATCACCGGCGGGGGCAGCGGCATCGGCGCCGCCGTCGCGCGGCAGTTGCTGGAAGCCGGGTACCGGGTCACCGTCACCGGACGGGGAGAGGAGCGGCTGCGCGCCTTCGCCGCGGACCTCGGGGACCCCGAGGACCTGCTCACGGTGACCGGGAACGCCGCCGACTACGCCTCCGTGGAGTCGGCGGTCGGCCGTACGCTCGACGCGTTCGGCCGGCTGGACACGGTCGTCGCCAACGCGGGGACCGCCACCCACGACTCGGTCGCCGAGGGCGACCCGGCAGGGTGGACCGACATGGTGCTGACCAACGTGCTCGGCCCCGCCCTCCTCATCAGGGCGTCGGTCGACGCCCTGAGGCAGACCCGGGGCCGGATCGTGCTGGTGGGCAGTGTCGCCGGGTTCGTGCCCACTCCGGGCAACATCTACGGGGCGACGAAGTGGGCGGTCACGGGGCTGGCGGAGAACACCCGCCGCCAGGTCACCGAGTGGGGCGTCGGCGTCACGCTGGTGGCGCCCGGCCGGGTGGAGACCCCGTTCTGGGACGGCTACGGCAGTCTGCCGCCGGGGCACCTGCTGACCGCCGACCAGATCGCCGACTCCGTCGTGTGGGCCATCCGGCAGCCCGCGGGGGTCGACGTGAACACCGTCGTCGTCCGGCCCATCGGGCAGCCCAACTGA
- a CDS encoding class I SAM-dependent methyltransferase: MAHHPQEPHGDRAGRGHAHGHGHAPAPAHRHGHGDGTDIDWAEMAPHLEAQAELFTPLYERALSWLGKEVTEPGLIVDVGSGPGVVSCLFAETFPGARVVAADGSAPLLERALRRADRLGYGDRFGTLAGELPDALGELDYPADLLWAGRSLHHLGDQRAALAAFAERLAPGGTLAIMEGGLPPRFLPRDLGFGRPGLEARLDALQEEWFARMRAELPGSVGETEDWSALLAAAGLTHARARTFLLDLPAPASDRARAYVAATLARLRDVHGDALDPADRAALDRLLDPRDEAGVQRRADVFVLAAHTVHTAVRPVQ; the protein is encoded by the coding sequence ATGGCGCACCATCCACAGGAACCGCACGGCGACCGGGCGGGGCGGGGTCACGCCCACGGGCACGGCCATGCCCCGGCCCCCGCCCACCGTCACGGTCACGGCGACGGCACCGACATCGACTGGGCCGAGATGGCCCCGCACCTCGAAGCCCAGGCCGAACTGTTCACGCCCCTGTACGAGCGGGCCCTGTCCTGGCTGGGCAAGGAGGTGACCGAGCCGGGCCTGATCGTGGACGTGGGCAGCGGCCCCGGGGTCGTCTCCTGCCTGTTCGCCGAGACGTTCCCCGGTGCGCGGGTCGTCGCCGCCGACGGCTCGGCACCCTTGCTGGAGCGGGCGCTCCGGCGCGCCGACCGGCTCGGGTACGGCGACCGTTTCGGCACCCTGGCCGGTGAACTGCCCGACGCGCTGGGCGAGCTGGACTACCCGGCCGACCTGCTGTGGGCCGGCCGCAGCCTGCACCACCTGGGCGACCAGCGCGCCGCCCTCGCCGCCTTCGCGGAGCGCCTCGCGCCCGGCGGAACCCTGGCGATCATGGAGGGGGGCCTGCCGCCCCGGTTCCTGCCGCGCGACCTCGGCTTCGGCCGCCCCGGCCTGGAGGCACGGCTCGACGCCCTCCAGGAGGAGTGGTTCGCGCGGATGCGGGCCGAACTGCCGGGTTCCGTGGGCGAGACCGAGGACTGGTCGGCACTGCTCGCCGCCGCCGGCCTGACGCACGCCAGGGCCCGCACCTTCCTGCTCGACCTGCCCGCGCCCGCCTCCGACCGGGCCCGCGCCTACGTCGCCGCGACCCTGGCCCGGCTGCGCGACGTCCACGGCGACGCCCTCGACCCCGCGGACCGCGCCGCGCTGGACCGGCTGCTCGACCCGCGGGACGAGGCGGGCGTGCAGCGCAGGGCGGATGTGTTCGTGCTCGCGGCCCACACCGTGCACACGGCGGTCAGGCCCGTTCAGTAG